The proteins below come from a single Odontesthes bonariensis isolate fOdoBon6 chromosome 18, fOdoBon6.hap1, whole genome shotgun sequence genomic window:
- the LOC142367352 gene encoding immunoglobulin lambda-like polypeptide 5 has translation MLTPSSEELKKGKATLMCLANKGFPSDWSLSWKVDGSSSSSLEESRSPGVLQKDGLYSWSSTLRLPADLWEKASSVTCEATQASQTLVSETSEDFVRRLNEFVSLWYTFGGGTRLTVNLGQVPPTLTVLPPSTEELQQGKATLVCLANKGFPSDWSLSWKVDGSSSINWEQKRSPGLLQKDGHYIWSSTLRLPADQWEKVGSVTCEAKQGSQTPVLQTLRRDQCSQS, from the exons ATGTTAACCCCTTCCAGTGAAGAGCTGAAGAAAGGGAAGGCCACTTTAATGTGTCTGGCCAACAAGGGCTTCCCCTCAGACTGGAGTCTGTCCTGGAAGgtggacggcagcagcagcagcagcctggagGAGAGCAGGAGCCCCGGGGTGCTGCAGAAGGACGGCCtctacagctggagcagcacccTGAGGCTCCCTGCAGACCTGTGGGAGAAGGCCAGCTCTGTGACCTGTGAGGCCACCCAGGCCTCCCAGACTCTAGTCTCAGAGACA tcagaggattttgtacggcggctcaatgagtttgtatcactgtggtacACGTTCGGTGGAGGAACCAGACTGACAGTTAACT TGGGTCAGGTCCCTCCCACCCTGACAGTGTTGCCCCCCTCCACTGAAGAGCTGCAGCAGGGGAAGGCCACACTTGTGTGTCTGGCCAACAAGGGCTTCCCCTCAGACTGGAGTCTGTCCTGGAAGgtggacggcagcagcagcatcaactGGGAGCAGAAAAGGAGCCCCGGGCTGCTGCAGAAGGACGGCCACTACATCTGGAGCAGCACCCTGAGGCTCCCTGCAGACCAGTGGGAGAAGGTGGGCTCTGTGACCTGTGAGGCCAAACAGGGCTCCCAGACTCCAGTCTTACAGACACTGAGGAGagaccagtgttcccagtcctGA